AACCCGGCGGTTTTCAAGACCGCTGCCTTACCAATTAGGACTAATCCTCCACAAGCAAGTTGTATCCTTGAATTTGAAGCCCCCGTTTTTGTCAATCACTTTCTTCCCCGCCTGAATCGGGACATCAATGCGCCGTTAAGGCCTTGTGCCGTGTCCCCTATGCGCCTCCCGCACGATGCCCGCATTTGATGCGAGTATCTTGCGGGAGGAATGGGAGGGGGATGGTCGCGGGCGCTCAGGGCCTGCCTGCCAGGACATTGCCGTGGGTAAGCAGTCATGGCCCTCTGTTAAATCAGGCTTCCTTCAAATCAAGTGGGCAATCGGGCTAACCTGCTCATTAGAAATAGAGCCCAAAAAAGCCCCGGAGGGCAAAACCTTTCCGGGGCTGGAGTCTTATCGACCTGAGGAATTACTTCATCAGGATCATCTTTCTGGTGCTGCTGTACTTACCTGCGAGCATCTTGTAGAAATAGACGCCGCTGGAGACAGGCTGGTTGTTGTCGTCGATGCCATCCCAAGTGATGGAATGGTTGCCGGCGGCTTTGTCTTCGTTAACGAGGGTCTTCACCAACTGGCCTTTCACGTTGTAGATGCCGATGGTGACGGGGGTGGCATCCTTAACGCTGTAGCTGATGGTGGTGCGGGGGTTGAAGGGGTTCGGATAGTTGCCCTTCAGCTCGGTGACGAGGGCGGGGATGCTGGGATCTTCGTTGGCCGTGATGATGTAGCCGCCGTCACTGTGCACGGAGAAATCGTCCACGTAGAAGACGAAGGCATCATTGGACACGCAGCGGATACCTATCCAGACATTCTGGTTGTCGTAGGTGGAGAGGTCATACACATACTCGGTCCAGCCGGCGGGGACTTCCACATAATCTCCGGGGCTAACGTACTGGAAGCCCTGGGGAATGATGTTGGGCAGCATTGAAACGCCCACGCGGAAGCGCTCTATGTATTGGGACATGTGGGAGCGTGCGTAGAACTTCACGGCGCTGTTGGTGCCCAGATGCAGATGCGGAGTGATCATCCAGTCGTTGTTAGGCCCGCTTCCTCCATCGGCCGGCAAGATCGCCGCAAAGCAGGCGGCCATCTTGTCTCCGCCGTGGGGGGTGAGAGAGGTGATCGGAGGCGTTGTCGCGCTGGGATTGAAGATGATGTAGGCCATGGGGCCTCCGGAGCCGGGGAAGTCAACGCCGGAGAAGCCGTAGGTGGTGGACTGATCAACGTCTAACAGGGTCCAGGGCGCGAACAGGTTCACGAAGTTATCGTAGGTCTCAAAACCATCCTGGAAGATGATCTCGGCAAGTTGGACATTCACGGTCACGTTCACGGTGGCGGGAACCGATTCGCCGGTGGTGTAAACCGCAGTGACGCCATAGACATAGTCACCGTTGGGCAGGTCCATGTCGGAGTAGGTGGTAACGCTGGGATCGTTGATGGTGCCGATCAGGGCGCCGTCGCGGTAAACCTTGAAGCCGGCGAGAGCGCGGTCACTCTGCCTGGCGGGTTCTTTATAGAGGACTTCCAGCGGTCCCTGGGCATAGGTGATGGCCTTGTGTTCAACGATGGGAGTGAGTTCCACTGCTTTCATGGTAGAGCCGTCGGCCACGAAGGTCTGGATCAACCAGTTGTAGGTAAGGCTTGGGGACAGGTTGGTGAGGGTGGTCCAGGAGCCTTGGAAATACATCATGTTGCCTTTGCCATCAACATGGGGTCCGGCGTCACAGCCGGCGGGGTGGTCGCCCTGGGTGTTCACTTCATAACCCACGTAGAGGTCGCCGGTGGTCGGCAGGGGCACGGGGGTGTTGAGCACACAGAGGTTCCAATCGCCGAGGGTGGGCGCATCCACAACCTGTGAAGAAACAAGTGTTCCGGCGTTGTTGGCGCTGCCGCCGGTCCACACTTTCACGGTGTAAACGCAATCGGCGTAGTTGGGTACGAATTTCACTTGGGTGACGGTTCCACCCTGATGGGCGGCAAGGTCGTCCTGGGTGAAGCGGT
This genomic window from Candidatus Cloacimonadota bacterium contains:
- a CDS encoding T9SS type A sorting domain-containing protein, with amino-acid sequence MMYFQGSWTTLTNLSPSLTYNWLIQTFVADGSTMKAVELTPIVEHKAITYAQGPLEVLYKEPARQSDRALAGFKVYRDGALIGTINDPSVTTYSDMDLPNGDYVYGVTAVYTTGESVPATVNVTVNVQLAEIIFQDGFETYDNFVNLFAPWTLLDVDQSTTYGFSGVDFPGSGGPMAYIIFNPSATTPPITSLTPHGGDKMAACFAAILPADGGSGPNNDWMITPHLHLGTNSAVKFYARSHMSQYIERFRVGVSMLPNIIPQGFQYVSPGDYVEVPAGWTEYVYDLSTYDNQNVWIGIRCVSNDAFVFYVDDFSVHSDGGYIITANEDPSIPALVTELKGNYPNPFNPRTTISYSVKDATPVTIGIYNVKGQLVKTLVNEDKAAGNHSITWDGIDDNNQPVSSGVYFYKMLAGKYSSTRKMILMK